The Rhodococcus sp. X156 genome window below encodes:
- a CDS encoding acetyl/propionyl/methylcrotonyl-CoA carboxylase subunit alpha: MPTPGSAPTQDSAAITKVLVANRGEIAVRVIRACADSGISSVAVYAEPDADAPHVRLADEAFALGGQTGADSYLNIEKLLDAAKKSGADAIHPGYGFLSENADFAQAVIDADLIWIGPSPQSIRDLGDKVTARHIATRAGAPLVPGTNDPVANADEVVAFAKEHGLPVAIKAAFGGGGRGMKVARSIEEIPELFDSATREAVSAFGRGECFVERYLDKPRHVEAQVLADMHGNVIVVGTRDCSLQRRFQKLVEEAPAPFLTDEQRKEIHTSAKAICKEASYYGAGTVEYLVGQDGLISFLEVNTRLQVEHPVSEETTGMDLVRAQFRIAEGKALEITEDPEPRGHSFEFRLNGEDVGRGFLPAPGTVTRFVPPAGPGVRNDVGVESGSVIGGQFDSMLGKLIVSGADRKQALERSRRALDELVVEGMATVVPFHRLVVRDPAFIGTDEGFDVHTRWIETEWENTVEPFGGAVPADDDTTPRQTVVVEVGGRRLEVSLPGDLALGGGGGAAAAKKPKSRKRSGGGAAASGNSVVAPMQGTVVKVAVEEGQQVTAGELIAVLEAMKMENPVTAHKDGTISGLSVEPGAAVTQGTVLCELND, translated from the coding sequence GTGCCGACTCCAGGCTCAGCGCCCACCCAGGACAGCGCAGCGATCACGAAGGTGCTCGTCGCCAACCGTGGCGAGATCGCGGTCCGCGTCATCCGTGCCTGCGCCGACTCGGGCATCAGCAGCGTCGCCGTCTACGCCGAGCCGGACGCGGACGCCCCGCACGTGCGCCTGGCCGACGAGGCCTTCGCGCTCGGTGGCCAGACCGGAGCCGACTCCTACCTCAACATCGAGAAGCTCCTCGACGCCGCGAAGAAGTCCGGCGCGGACGCGATCCACCCCGGCTACGGCTTCCTCTCCGAGAACGCCGACTTCGCCCAGGCGGTCATCGACGCCGACCTCATCTGGATCGGCCCGAGCCCGCAGTCCATCCGCGACCTCGGCGACAAGGTGACCGCCCGCCACATCGCCACCCGCGCGGGCGCGCCCCTGGTCCCCGGCACCAACGACCCGGTGGCCAACGCCGACGAGGTCGTGGCCTTCGCCAAGGAGCACGGTCTGCCCGTCGCCATCAAGGCCGCCTTCGGTGGCGGTGGCCGCGGCATGAAGGTCGCCCGCAGCATCGAGGAGATCCCCGAGCTGTTCGACTCCGCCACCCGCGAGGCCGTCAGCGCCTTCGGTCGCGGCGAGTGCTTCGTGGAGCGCTACCTGGACAAGCCCCGCCACGTGGAGGCGCAGGTCCTGGCCGACATGCACGGCAACGTCATCGTCGTCGGCACCCGCGACTGCTCCCTGCAGCGCCGCTTCCAGAAGCTGGTCGAGGAGGCCCCCGCGCCGTTCCTCACCGACGAGCAGCGCAAGGAGATCCACACCAGCGCCAAGGCCATCTGCAAGGAGGCCAGCTACTACGGCGCCGGCACGGTGGAGTACCTGGTGGGCCAGGACGGGCTCATCTCCTTCCTCGAGGTGAACACCCGCCTGCAGGTGGAGCACCCGGTGAGCGAGGAGACCACCGGCATGGACCTGGTGCGTGCCCAGTTCCGCATCGCCGAGGGCAAGGCCCTGGAGATCACCGAGGACCCCGAGCCCCGCGGGCACTCCTTCGAGTTCCGCCTCAACGGTGAGGACGTGGGCCGCGGCTTCCTGCCCGCCCCCGGCACCGTCACCCGCTTCGTCCCCCCCGCCGGTCCCGGCGTGCGCAACGACGTGGGCGTGGAGAGCGGCAGCGTCATCGGCGGCCAGTTCGACTCCATGCTCGGCAAGCTGATCGTCAGCGGCGCCGACCGCAAGCAGGCGCTGGAGCGCTCCCGCCGCGCGCTCGACGAGCTCGTCGTCGAGGGCATGGCCACCGTGGTGCCCTTCCACCGGCTGGTCGTCCGCGACCCCGCCTTCATCGGCACCGACGAGGGCTTCGACGTGCACACCCGCTGGATCGAGACCGAGTGGGAGAACACCGTCGAGCCCTTCGGCGGCGCGGTTCCCGCCGACGACGACACCACCCCCCGCCAGACCGTGGTGGTCGAGGTGGGCGGACGCCGCCTGGAGGTGTCGCTGCCCGGCGACCTCGCCCTCGGTGGCGGCGGTGGCGCGGCTGCGGCCAAGAAGCCCAAGTCCCGCAAGCGTTCCGGTGGTGGCGCTGCCGCATCGGGCAACTCGGTGGTGGCGCCCATGCAGGGCACCGTCGTCAAGGTTGCCGTGGAGGAGGGCCAGCAGGTCACCGCGGGCGAGCTCATCGCGGTGCTCGAGGCGATGAAGATGGAGAACCCGGTCACCGCCCACAAGGACGGCACCATCTCCGGCCTCTCCGTCGAGCCCGGCGCGGCGGTCACCCAGGGCACCGTGCTCTGCGAGCTGAACGACTAG
- a CDS encoding GNAT family N-acetyltransferase, with product MEPIEINAGTWYLRALRADERVDDCATLLTTANDPATLRHAPELVVRTREEAVASVARRVAQWADETGFSWAVCEPTTGEMLAEVRLRNVDHTHRSAELACWTAPAHRRRGVMGTAAGAVTRLALAPERLGGLGLHRLSYLHTADNPAAAAIALGCGMTAEGRLRQAALLDDQWQDVLLHARLATD from the coding sequence GTGGAGCCGATCGAAATCAACGCCGGCACCTGGTACCTGCGCGCGCTGCGCGCCGACGAGCGGGTGGACGACTGCGCCACGCTGCTGACCACCGCGAACGACCCCGCCACCCTGCGCCACGCCCCTGAGCTGGTGGTGCGCACCCGGGAGGAGGCGGTGGCCTCGGTGGCGCGGCGCGTCGCGCAGTGGGCCGACGAGACCGGCTTCTCCTGGGCCGTGTGCGAGCCCACCACCGGGGAGATGCTCGCCGAGGTGCGGCTGCGCAACGTCGACCACACCCACCGCAGCGCGGAGCTGGCCTGCTGGACCGCGCCGGCACACCGCCGCCGCGGCGTCATGGGCACCGCCGCCGGAGCGGTCACCCGGCTGGCCCTGGCCCCAGAGCGACTGGGCGGGCTGGGCCTGCACCGGCTCAGCTACCTGCACACCGCGGACAACCCCGCCGCCGCGGCGATCGCGCTGGGCTGTGGCATGACCGCAGAGGGTCGCCTGCGCCAGGCAGCGCTGCTCGACGACCAGTGGCAGGACGTGCTGCTGCACGCCCGGCTGGCCACCGACTAG
- a CDS encoding glycerol-3-phosphate dehydrogenase/oxidase: MTEQQRDGVLGPRERAEAWEKLGAEQFDVIVIGGGVVGAGAALDAATRGLRVALVEARDLASGTSSRSSKMFHGGLRYLEQLEFGLVREALHERELSLSTLAPHLVKPLKFLYPLTHRVWERPYVAAGMFLYDTMGGAKSVPRQHHLTRAAALRLAPGLKPKALVGGIRYYDTVVDDARHTMTVARTAAHYGAVVRTSTQVVGFLREADRISGVRVRDSEDGRETEVHGHAVINATGVWTDELQHVAGGRGRFKVRASKGVHVVVGRDKIVSEAAMILRTETSVLFVIPWGHHWIIGTTDTDWNLDLAHPAATRADIDYLLDHVNRVLAVPLTPADIEGVYAGLRPLLAGESEQSSKLSREHAVARVAPGLVAIAGGKYTTYRVMGADAVDVAAEDVPTRVADSVTDKVPLLGADGYFALVNQAQQVGERHGLHPYRVRHLLDRYGSEIDQVLALAADDPSLLRPLAKAPDYLRVEVVYGAAAEGALHLEDVLARRTRISIEYDHRGVDCAREVAELLAPALGWDEATTTREVETYTSRVHAEVESQTELTDAAADALRAAAPEAREKIAEPLT; encoded by the coding sequence TTGACCGAGCAGCAGCGAGATGGAGTGTTGGGCCCGCGCGAGCGTGCGGAGGCCTGGGAGAAGCTGGGTGCTGAGCAGTTCGACGTGATCGTCATCGGCGGTGGGGTGGTGGGCGCGGGCGCGGCGCTGGACGCGGCCACCCGAGGGCTGCGGGTGGCCCTGGTGGAGGCGCGCGACCTGGCGTCGGGCACGTCCAGCCGCTCGTCCAAGATGTTCCACGGTGGCCTGCGCTACCTGGAGCAGCTGGAGTTCGGCCTGGTGCGCGAGGCGCTGCACGAGCGGGAGCTGTCGCTGTCCACCCTGGCCCCGCACCTGGTCAAGCCGCTGAAGTTCCTCTACCCGCTCACCCACCGGGTGTGGGAGCGCCCGTACGTGGCGGCGGGGATGTTCCTCTACGACACCATGGGCGGGGCCAAGTCGGTGCCGCGCCAGCACCACCTCACCCGGGCGGCTGCGCTGCGGCTGGCTCCGGGGCTCAAGCCCAAGGCGCTGGTCGGCGGCATCCGCTACTACGACACCGTGGTGGACGACGCCCGGCACACCATGACGGTGGCCCGCACGGCGGCGCACTACGGCGCGGTGGTGCGCACCTCCACCCAGGTGGTGGGGTTCCTCCGCGAGGCCGACCGGATCAGCGGGGTGCGGGTGCGCGACTCCGAGGACGGTCGGGAGACCGAGGTGCACGGCCACGCCGTCATCAACGCCACCGGTGTGTGGACCGACGAGCTGCAGCACGTCGCCGGCGGGCGTGGGCGGTTCAAGGTGCGGGCCTCCAAGGGCGTGCACGTCGTGGTGGGCCGGGACAAGATCGTGAGCGAGGCGGCGATGATCCTGCGCACCGAGACTTCGGTGCTGTTCGTCATCCCCTGGGGCCACCACTGGATCATCGGCACCACCGACACCGACTGGAACCTCGACCTGGCGCACCCGGCGGCCACCCGTGCCGACATCGACTACCTGCTCGACCACGTCAACCGGGTGCTGGCGGTGCCGCTGACCCCCGCCGACATCGAGGGCGTCTACGCCGGGCTGCGCCCACTCCTCGCGGGGGAGAGCGAGCAGAGCTCCAAGCTCTCCCGCGAGCACGCCGTGGCCCGCGTCGCGCCGGGGCTGGTGGCCATCGCCGGCGGCAAGTACACCACCTACCGGGTGATGGGCGCCGATGCCGTGGACGTCGCCGCCGAGGACGTGCCCACCCGGGTGGCTGACTCGGTGACCGACAAGGTCCCGCTGCTGGGGGCGGACGGCTACTTCGCGCTGGTGAACCAGGCACAGCAGGTGGGTGAGCGCCACGGGCTGCACCCCTACCGGGTGCGCCACCTGCTCGACCGCTACGGCTCGGAGATCGACCAGGTGCTCGCGCTGGCCGCCGACGACCCGAGCCTGCTGCGTCCCCTCGCGAAGGCGCCGGACTACCTGCGGGTGGAGGTGGTGTACGGCGCTGCGGCCGAGGGCGCCCTGCACCTGGAGGACGTGCTGGCCCGGCGCACCCGCATCTCCATCGAGTACGACCACCGCGGCGTGGACTGCGCCAGGGAGGTGGCCGAGCTGCTCGCTCCGGCGCTCGGGTGGGACGAGGCGACCACCACGCGGGAGGTGGAGACCTACACGTCGCGGGTGCACGCCGAGGTGGAGTCGCAGACCGAGCTCACCGACGCCGCTGCGGACGCGCTGCGCGCCGCCGCCCCCGAGGCGCGGGAGAAGATCGCCGAGCCGTTGACCTGA
- a CDS encoding MIP family channel protein — protein sequence MTDVTPLRRAVRQGSGLKRLGGTWGECLAEGLGTFVLISFGNGVVAMAVAGLPGSERTESPTTFFLGAGDWLLITWGWALAVAFGVYVAGGVSGAHLNPAVTLAFAVRRGFAWRKVAPYMGSQVVGAFLGAALVYLVYYDAIDAYNAAVGATRSSAGGNTTFSIFGTVPAPYFEGAIAGPLIDQVVGTAFLIVFVAAVVDLRNQAVRANLGPLLVGLVVAAIGMSFGANAGYAINPARDFGPRLFAFFAGWGEVALPGTVPGAFSWYFWIPIVGPLVGGVVGVLIYDWFIGDVLHARSALQASDDAFDAPRHRADETDPLASEE from the coding sequence ATGACCGACGTGACTCCGCTGCGACGAGCCGTTCGCCAGGGCAGCGGGCTGAAGCGGCTGGGCGGGACCTGGGGGGAGTGCCTGGCCGAGGGCCTGGGCACCTTCGTGCTCATCTCCTTCGGCAACGGCGTGGTGGCGATGGCCGTGGCGGGGCTGCCCGGCTCCGAGCGCACCGAGAGCCCCACCACGTTCTTCCTGGGTGCCGGTGACTGGCTGCTGATCACCTGGGGCTGGGCGCTGGCCGTGGCCTTCGGGGTGTACGTGGCCGGCGGCGTGAGCGGGGCGCACCTCAACCCCGCGGTCACCCTGGCGTTCGCCGTGCGCCGCGGGTTCGCCTGGCGCAAGGTCGCGCCCTACATGGGCTCCCAGGTGGTCGGTGCCTTCCTCGGAGCCGCGCTGGTCTACCTGGTCTACTACGACGCGATCGACGCGTACAACGCCGCGGTGGGGGCCACCAGGAGCTCCGCCGGCGGCAACACCACCTTCTCCATCTTCGGCACCGTGCCTGCGCCGTACTTCGAGGGCGCCATCGCCGGACCGCTGATCGACCAGGTGGTGGGCACCGCGTTCCTCATCGTCTTCGTGGCGGCGGTGGTCGACCTGCGCAACCAGGCGGTGCGGGCCAACCTCGGCCCGCTGCTGGTCGGCCTGGTGGTGGCCGCGATCGGGATGTCCTTCGGGGCCAACGCCGGCTACGCCATCAACCCTGCTCGTGACTTCGGGCCGCGGCTGTTCGCGTTCTTCGCCGGGTGGGGCGAGGTGGCACTGCCGGGCACGGTGCCGGGCGCCTTCAGCTGGTACTTCTGGATCCCCATCGTGGGTCCGCTGGTCGGGGGCGTGGTCGGCGTGCTCATCTACGATTGGTTCATCGGTGACGTGCTGCACGCCAGGTCGGCACTGCAGGCGTCCGACGACGCCTTCGACGCCCCCCGGCACCGTGCTGACGAGACCGACCCGCTCGCCTCCGAGGAGTGA
- the glpK gene encoding glycerol kinase GlpK, with product MSSSSSAAPQKYVAAIDQGTTSSRCMIFDHSGRVVAVDQREHEQIFPRAGWVEHDPMEVWNNVRNVTAGALADADLTADDIAAVGITNQRETAVVWDRRTGEPIYNAIVWQDTRTDRICSALGTDDGPDRYRDVTGLPLATYFSGPKVMWILDNVEGARERAEAGELCFGTMDSWVLWNMTGGPDGGVHQTDVTNASRTLLMDLDTLAWDPAICADMGIPESMLPEIKSSSQIYGEVRARGTLSRVPIAGILGDQQAATFGQACLVPGEAKNTYGTGNFVLLNTGTEKVMSKNGLLTTVCYKIGENAPVYALEGSIAVTGSLVQWLRDNLGMIDTAADIETHARSVDDNGGAYFVPAFSGLFAPYWRSDARGAIVGLTRYVTKGHLARAVLEATAYQTRAVIDAMNKDSGVDLTVLKVDGGMVVNELLMQFQADLLGVEVVRPVVAETTALGAAYAAGLAVGFWASEDDIRENWREDKTWSPAMDPAERDRLYAGWQKAVTRTFDWVDDEE from the coding sequence GTGAGCAGCTCCAGCAGCGCCGCCCCCCAGAAGTACGTTGCCGCGATCGACCAGGGCACCACGTCCAGCCGGTGCATGATCTTCGACCACTCCGGCCGCGTGGTTGCCGTCGACCAGCGCGAGCACGAGCAGATCTTCCCGCGGGCCGGCTGGGTGGAGCACGACCCGATGGAGGTCTGGAACAACGTCCGCAACGTCACCGCGGGGGCGCTGGCCGACGCCGACCTCACCGCCGACGACATCGCCGCGGTGGGCATCACCAACCAGCGGGAGACCGCGGTGGTGTGGGACCGCCGCACCGGCGAGCCGATCTACAACGCGATCGTCTGGCAGGACACCCGCACCGACCGCATCTGCTCGGCCCTGGGCACCGACGACGGCCCGGACCGCTACCGCGACGTCACCGGGCTGCCGCTGGCCACGTACTTCTCCGGCCCCAAGGTGATGTGGATCCTGGACAACGTCGAGGGGGCGCGGGAGCGGGCCGAGGCCGGCGAGCTGTGCTTCGGCACCATGGACTCCTGGGTGCTGTGGAACATGACGGGCGGCCCGGACGGCGGGGTGCACCAGACCGACGTCACCAACGCCTCGCGGACGCTGCTGATGGACCTGGACACCCTGGCCTGGGACCCGGCGATCTGCGCGGACATGGGCATCCCGGAGTCGATGCTGCCCGAGATCAAGAGCTCCTCACAGATCTACGGCGAGGTGCGCGCCCGCGGCACGCTCAGCCGGGTGCCCATCGCCGGCATCCTGGGCGACCAGCAGGCAGCCACCTTCGGCCAGGCCTGCCTGGTGCCGGGCGAGGCCAAGAACACCTACGGGACCGGCAACTTCGTGCTGCTGAACACCGGCACCGAGAAGGTGATGAGCAAGAACGGGCTGCTCACCACCGTCTGCTACAAGATCGGCGAGAACGCCCCGGTGTACGCGCTGGAGGGATCCATCGCCGTCACCGGCTCGCTGGTGCAGTGGCTGCGGGACAACCTGGGCATGATCGACACCGCCGCCGACATCGAGACCCACGCCCGCTCGGTGGACGACAACGGCGGGGCCTACTTCGTGCCCGCCTTCTCCGGGCTGTTCGCCCCGTACTGGCGCTCCGACGCCCGCGGCGCCATCGTCGGGCTCACCCGCTACGTCACCAAGGGCCACCTCGCCCGCGCCGTGCTGGAGGCGACCGCCTACCAGACCCGTGCGGTCATCGACGCGATGAACAAGGACTCCGGCGTCGACCTCACGGTGCTCAAGGTCGACGGCGGCATGGTGGTCAACGAGCTGCTCATGCAGTTCCAGGCCGACCTGCTCGGCGTGGAGGTGGTCCGTCCGGTGGTGGCGGAGACCACCGCCCTGGGCGCGGCCTACGCCGCCGGTCTCGCGGTGGGGTTCTGGGCCAGCGAGGACGACATCCGGGAGAACTGGCGCGAGGACAAGACCTGGTCACCGGCGATGGACCCCGCGGAGCGCGACCGTCTCTACGCCGGCTGGCAGAAGGCGGTCACCCGCACCTTCGACTGGGTCGACGACGAGGAGTAG
- a CDS encoding NAD(P)H-quinone dehydrogenase — translation MTRIVIIGGGPAGYEAALVAAQYGADVVVVEAEGLGGACVLYDCVPSKTFISSAGVRTDLRRAADLGVQIDLDEAAVAVPVVHGRVKSLALAQSADIRVRLQREGVELIRGRARLVDDVPGLATHRVAVERLDAEGNVTPPEEGEAEVLDADVVLLATGARPRVLPGAVPDGERILDWRQIYDLTELPEHLIVVGSGVTGAEFVSAYTEMGVKVTLVSSRDRVLPGEDADAAAVLEAVLAERGVTLVKEARAETVERTESGVRVVMADGRTVEGSHALMTVGSVPNTAGLGLEQVGLQLNRGGYIPVDRVSRTQVPGIYAAGDCTGLLPLASVAAMQGRTAMWHALGEGVLPIKLKTVASAVFTRPELATVGISQNAIDAGEVAARTVLLPLATNPRAKMQGLRRGFVKLFCRPSTGVVIGGVVVAPVASELILPIALAVQHHLTVTDLAQTFSVYPSLSGSITETGRQLMGHDDLD, via the coding sequence GTGACCCGCATCGTGATCATCGGTGGTGGCCCTGCCGGGTACGAGGCGGCACTCGTGGCGGCGCAGTACGGCGCCGACGTGGTGGTCGTGGAGGCCGAGGGCCTCGGCGGGGCCTGCGTGCTCTACGACTGCGTGCCCTCCAAGACGTTCATCTCCTCTGCCGGCGTGCGCACCGACCTGCGGCGCGCGGCGGACCTGGGCGTGCAGATCGACCTGGACGAGGCCGCGGTGGCCGTGCCCGTGGTGCACGGCCGGGTGAAGTCCCTCGCCCTGGCCCAGTCGGCCGACATCCGGGTGCGCCTGCAGCGCGAGGGTGTGGAGCTCATCCGCGGCCGCGCGCGCCTGGTGGACGACGTCCCCGGCCTGGCCACGCACCGGGTCGCGGTGGAGCGGCTGGACGCGGAGGGCAACGTGACCCCGCCCGAGGAGGGCGAGGCCGAGGTGCTCGACGCCGACGTGGTGCTGCTGGCCACCGGCGCCCGTCCCCGGGTGCTGCCCGGTGCGGTGCCCGACGGCGAGCGGATCCTGGACTGGCGCCAGATCTACGACCTCACCGAGCTGCCCGAGCACCTCATCGTGGTCGGCTCCGGCGTGACCGGCGCGGAGTTCGTCTCCGCCTACACCGAGATGGGCGTCAAGGTCACCCTGGTCTCCAGCCGCGACCGCGTGCTGCCCGGGGAGGACGCCGACGCCGCCGCGGTGCTGGAGGCGGTGCTCGCCGAGCGCGGCGTCACCCTGGTCAAGGAGGCCCGCGCCGAGACGGTGGAGCGCACCGAGTCCGGGGTTCGGGTGGTGATGGCCGACGGTCGCACGGTGGAGGGCAGCCACGCCCTGATGACGGTGGGCTCCGTGCCCAACACCGCAGGCCTGGGCCTGGAGCAGGTCGGCCTGCAGCTCAACCGGGGCGGCTACATCCCGGTGGACCGGGTCTCCCGCACCCAGGTGCCGGGCATCTACGCCGCCGGCGACTGCACCGGCCTGCTGCCGCTGGCCTCCGTGGCCGCGATGCAGGGCCGCACCGCCATGTGGCACGCCCTCGGCGAGGGCGTGCTGCCCATCAAGCTCAAGACCGTGGCCTCGGCGGTGTTCACCCGGCCGGAGCTGGCGACGGTGGGCATCAGCCAGAACGCGATCGACGCCGGCGAGGTGGCCGCGCGCACCGTGCTGCTGCCGCTGGCCACCAACCCGCGCGCCAAGATGCAGGGCCTGCGCCGCGGCTTCGTCAAGCTGTTCTGCCGGCCCTCCACCGGCGTGGTCATCGGCGGCGTGGTGGTGGCCCCGGTGGCGTCGGAGCTGATCCTGCCCATCGCGCTGGCCGTGCAGCACCACCTCACCGTCACCGACCTGGCCCAGACGTTCTCGGTGTACCCGTCGCTGTCCGGGTCGATCACCGAGACCGGCCGCCAGCTGATGGGCCACGACGACCTGGACTAG
- a CDS encoding gamma-glutamylcyclotransferase, with protein MPIYAAYGSNMDPEQMMQRAPHSPMAGTGWLPGWRLTFAGEDLGWEGALATVVEDPDSQVFVVLYDMSPDDEESLDRWEGAELGIHRKLRLRVQTLTGSVLAWLYVIDAYEGGLPSARYLGVMADAAYAAGAPVDYVHALRTRPSRNVGPGTKSD; from the coding sequence GTGCCGATCTACGCCGCCTACGGCTCCAACATGGACCCGGAGCAGATGATGCAGCGGGCCCCCCACTCCCCCATGGCGGGCACCGGCTGGTTGCCCGGCTGGCGGCTCACCTTCGCCGGCGAGGACCTGGGCTGGGAGGGCGCGCTGGCCACGGTGGTGGAGGACCCCGACTCCCAGGTCTTCGTGGTGCTCTACGACATGAGCCCCGACGACGAGGAGAGCCTGGACCGCTGGGAGGGCGCCGAGCTGGGCATCCACCGCAAGCTGCGGCTGCGGGTGCAGACCCTCACCGGCTCGGTGCTGGCGTGGCTGTACGTCATCGACGCCTACGAGGGCGGACTGCCCTCGGCCCGCTACCTGGGCGTGATGGCTGACGCCGCCTACGCCGCCGGCGCTCCGGTGGACTACGTGCACGCCCTGCGCACCCGGCCCAGCCGCAACGTCGGCCCCGGCACCAAGAGCGACTAG
- a CDS encoding amidohydrolase — MPERATSPAVPAWLEDWLLTGRDELVRWRRHLHAHPELSRHEVDTTAYVAERLRAAGLHPRTLPSGTGLACDIGDPDAPGPLVALRADMDALPVQELVQSPYRSTVDGVMHACGHDAHTAILLGTALALAAAPALPGRVRVLFQPAEEVMPGGALDVIAAGWLDGVSRIYALHCDPHVAVGQVGVRAGALTSAADRIELTVRSPGGHTARPHLTADLVHALGMVITGLPMMLTRRLDPRSASVLVWGAVHAGDAPNAIPQGGVLRGTLRTGDRETWATLKSVVSEIVASLLAPTGVTYELDYRRGVPPVVNDVDSARLLREAVTQGLGEQAVCATVQSSGGEDFAWYLEHVPGALARLGVWSGTGAQLDLHQPTFEIDERALEVGVRLLVHTTLQTWAAGPDGRGPAGTPESEGQAG; from the coding sequence ATGCCTGAGCGGGCCACCTCCCCGGCCGTCCCGGCCTGGCTGGAGGACTGGCTGCTCACCGGCCGCGACGAGCTCGTGCGCTGGCGCCGGCACCTGCACGCCCACCCCGAGCTGTCCCGCCACGAGGTGGACACCACCGCCTACGTCGCCGAGCGGCTGCGGGCGGCCGGGCTGCACCCGCGCACCCTGCCCTCGGGCACCGGGCTGGCCTGCGACATCGGCGACCCCGACGCCCCTGGGCCGCTGGTCGCGCTGCGGGCGGACATGGACGCGCTGCCGGTGCAGGAGCTGGTGCAGTCGCCGTACCGCTCGACGGTGGACGGGGTGATGCACGCCTGCGGGCACGACGCGCACACCGCGATCCTGCTCGGCACCGCGCTGGCGCTGGCCGCGGCACCCGCCCTGCCCGGCCGGGTGCGGGTGCTGTTCCAGCCCGCGGAGGAGGTGATGCCCGGCGGCGCGCTGGACGTCATCGCCGCCGGCTGGCTGGACGGCGTCTCCCGCATCTACGCCCTGCACTGCGACCCGCACGTGGCCGTCGGGCAGGTGGGGGTGCGCGCCGGTGCGCTCACCTCCGCCGCGGACCGCATCGAGCTGACCGTGCGCTCACCCGGCGGGCACACCGCCCGGCCGCACCTCACCGCTGACCTGGTGCACGCCCTGGGCATGGTCATCACCGGGCTGCCGATGATGCTGACCCGCCGGCTGGACCCCCGGTCGGCGTCGGTGCTGGTGTGGGGCGCGGTGCACGCCGGCGACGCGCCCAACGCCATCCCGCAGGGCGGCGTGCTGCGCGGGACGCTGCGCACCGGCGACCGGGAGACCTGGGCGACGCTGAAGTCGGTGGTCTCGGAGATCGTGGCGTCGCTGCTGGCCCCCACCGGTGTCACCTACGAGCTGGACTACCGGCGTGGCGTGCCCCCGGTGGTCAACGACGTGGACTCGGCGCGGCTGCTGCGCGAGGCGGTCACGCAGGGGCTGGGCGAGCAGGCGGTGTGCGCCACGGTCCAGTCCTCCGGCGGCGAGGACTTCGCCTGGTACCTCGAGCACGTGCCCGGCGCGCTGGCCCGGCTGGGCGTGTGGTCGGGCACCGGCGCACAGCTGGACCTGCACCAGCCCACCTTCGAGATCGACGAGCGGGCGCTGGAGGTGGGGGTGCGCCTGCTGGTGCACACCACGCTGCAGACCTGGGCGGCAGGCCCGGACGGTCGCGGTCCCGCGGGCACCCCGGAGTCCGAGGGCCAGGCGGGCTAG
- a CDS encoding enoyl-CoA hydratase-related protein, whose translation MPYLQRDGDVFVLNLGEEGAADTENRFSPDFLAQVHALLDEVEASTGNAALVTTGTGKFYSNGLDLDWLAGHLDQTSSYVGTIQSLFARVLLLPMATVAAVQGHAFAGGGMLAVAHDEKVMRADRGFFCLPEVDINIPFTPGMAALLQARLSKATAHTAMTTGRRYGGADAAAAGIVDEAVGQEQVLERAMARAQALVGKRGDTLGAIKQVMYGPAAAALTAEATISFDGNA comes from the coding sequence GTGCCCTACCTGCAGCGTGACGGCGACGTGTTCGTGCTCAACCTCGGCGAGGAGGGTGCTGCCGACACCGAGAACCGGTTCAGCCCCGACTTCCTCGCCCAGGTGCACGCACTGCTGGACGAGGTGGAGGCCTCCACCGGCAACGCTGCGCTGGTCACCACCGGCACCGGCAAGTTCTACTCCAACGGGCTGGACCTCGACTGGCTCGCCGGCCACCTCGACCAGACCTCGTCCTACGTGGGCACCATCCAGTCGCTGTTCGCCCGCGTGCTGCTGCTGCCGATGGCCACCGTGGCCGCCGTGCAGGGACACGCCTTCGCCGGCGGCGGCATGCTCGCCGTGGCCCACGACGAGAAGGTCATGCGCGCCGACCGTGGCTTCTTCTGCCTGCCCGAGGTGGACATCAACATCCCGTTCACCCCCGGCATGGCGGCGCTGCTGCAGGCCCGGCTGTCCAAGGCCACCGCGCACACCGCGATGACCACCGGACGGCGCTACGGCGGAGCCGACGCGGCCGCTGCGGGGATCGTGGACGAGGCCGTCGGCCAGGAGCAGGTGCTGGAGCGGGCCATGGCCCGGGCGCAGGCGCTGGTGGGCAAGCGCGGCGACACCCTGGGCGCCATCAAGCAGGTGATGTACGGCCCGGCCGCAGCCGCGCTCACCGCCGAGGCCACGATCTCCTTTGACGGGAATGCCTGA